The window CCAAAAATACGCTTATTCTAGTGCTATTGAGTGTTGATAACCAAAATGCCATGTTTAGGcctctattattatttttattctcTCGGCTAACGAAAATACTATTAGAATATTCAGTTTTCATTTGGGGTATTATTTTAAAGGAATTTTAAATATTACTCCTAGTTACGTTTAACCTCCTCTATATTCTAGATTAGCACAAATTTAAGTTTTTCAGAATATAAAAATAGAAACTTAAACTTGGCCTCTACTTGCAGTTGAACATTCCACTTACTAAATGATTATCTAGACACCTAAATTCATTCTCAATATGTACCGTGGACACCCGATGCCACCGAGGCGGAAGTTGAAAGTTGGATAGTGATTGGGGTTTGCTCAGGTGAGTGCACGCCGGGGGAGATGGTATGGGACGATGGTGGAGCAAAAAATCTCACGGGGAGGGTGTGGGGGTGggggagaaaaaagaaaaagaaaaacaaaaaaatttaGAATAAATTATACAAGAGAATGATTAAAATTTCAGTAATGGGTCAAAATTACCCTTCTCCTATAGTAATTAATCTAATTGGACAAGAATTTGGGTGTAAGATCAGCCGTTAGAAAATAAGAGTAGAAATGATACAATATTTAGACGACAAGGATAATTTTGATACTAAAAGATAACTGAGGACAAAAATACTCTACACATTAGATAGTTGAAAGGTAATATTAGGCCTTTTCGTTTTAACAACCCTGAGCTATCTCTTGGAATCTAAAATTGTCTGAAATGTAGACTCGAGAATGCATTGTTCTACATTAGAACACCTcgagatgattttttttttttcaacttcaaccCAAGTGTCCAAATGTTTCCTAAAAGATACCACGGCCTCCAGGGGACTATTTGATAAAACACAAATGGACACAAGTTATCACTTGAGAAAATAATTCAAATCCTTAACGAGATTCAAATGTACATTCAAGGGAGAAACAAAAACTTAATATAACACTACCTATATCACTTCAAAGTGGTGGCACCATACCACTCTTGTGATTGAACAAATTTAACTTAACCAACGAAAATCTAGTCTTTTTATTATAATAATATGCAATGGTGAGAAAATGACCAAGGTGAGTAGACTTACTACCAAGGTGACATATGATAATATATATAAgtattatttaattataatatttttaaatatatataaaacaaaggAATACTAATTTAATTTTGAAAGTGACGTTTTTCTGTTGGAAACCAACAATTGtgttttttcatttttaagtTTTTTCTGTTGGAAACCAACAGTTGTGTTGGTTCATTTTTAAAtcatacgttttttttttttttttaataaagtccactaggcttttggcctaAGGCTAATTTTATATATTTTCTCAAAGCAAAACAAGCTAAATGTCTTTACAAATGTGGCCATATAGGCCAATTACCATGCATGATTAATCTCATGACCAACTTAAGTCTTATATGATGGCTTAAGTTGGCACTACAAATTGCTAAGATAAGAATGTGGTAAAAAACTAAAACTTGAAGAAATGTGCTGATAATCCCATGTAGTATGCATTTCTGTGTGTTGTTCTTCCTCTTGTCAACCAAATTGTGTCCCAAGTTTGATcccttaatgcacaagttggccAACAGTCCATGTATATCAGCAGTATACTTGTGTATATCAGCAGTATACTTGCGTATATCAGTCCCTACAGTCCTGCAAAAGCTCATGACTGCATATCTGTAACCTTTATCTATCAGTAACTCTAGATTTGCACTCCAAAAAACTGCAGAATACTAGTTGCCTGAGATTTTACATGCATGGTCCCAATGATCTGAGTGTTGCTGAAAATTCCTCAAAGAATCTTGAGTCCTTGTAAGAACAATGTAGCCAAGATTGAACCTCGCAATACATATACACACAAAACTGCCTCCAGATAATGCAAAAAGATGCTGCATTTCCAGATGCCTGAATGTATGGTGTATATGTACTGATGTTATGACAGCTGCTGATGCACATTTGTCCCAAGTTTGGTCCCTTGGTGCACACCTCAGCTTTTTCTCTTCATCTTCTTGCCTTTGTGTGCTGCATTGATAGAAAGTCCCAAGTCTAAATCCCATTCTTGAAACCTTCTGCATAATCTATAATTTGCACCCCTGATGCCCAAGGTTTCCTTAATGCAATCAAACCAGTCTCCATATGATGTCATCTCCTCTGCAGATTGAGCACAAAGTGCTAATACCACTGCACAAAGATTTGTCAACATATAGAAATTGATTGACACTGTAAGGGTTTGCCTTAATTCCAATGACACCAGCTCAATATCATGAAAACCTGCCATCCTCAAGTGACCTGTGCAGATTATACCAACTTCAAGGCCATCTTGATTCCATCTTTTCTCTTTGTTGTATGAGTACACCACTACCATCCAATCAACTTCTGAGATTCCCATATCCTGTCCTATGTGAATAGGATCAGTAGGACAAAGCATGTGATCAGCTTTGTTTAAAACTTGAAATTTATCCTCAAAATTCCAAGTTACTCTCAGGAGATTGATCTTCTAATGTTTGTAAGCTAGTAGAAAGACCATGTCATCTCCTATGTGAGTAGGATCAATGATGCAAAGCAtttgaataactttgaaaaaCTTGGAATCCCACTCAGTATGCATTATATCATTTCCAGTTTTAATAGGATCAATGATACAAAACTCAGTAGAATTTCCAGAAAAAATGTAAATTTCCAGTTTCCATGCATAATGTATGCCTGCAAAATAGAAAATACTGTTAGTGTATAAGGACTCATCATGTTCTCCCCCAAGAGGACTTGAACATGATGAGTGAGAATTATCAGCACAGCACTAACAACATCTCAACATTTTGCCATTGTCACATTGTTGCAAGGGGCCATAAAACTCAGTTTCAGAGAAGCTGCCTTTTCTTGAATTCTCAATATACATCCATGATCCTGTAACTCCATCTTGAGCCTCACCACACTTCTTCCTTAATGTCAAAACTGCAGTGGAATGAGCACCAAGTGCTAATACCACACACTGCAGCCTTGATACCAAAGCATTCATGTGAGTACTCATCTTCTGCAGCTTCCAGAATGTCACAAGTATCAGATACTCCAGGCTTTCCATATCATGTTCCTTTGAGTCCATGAAAAACCAGCAAAGTTGAACTGTAAACTAGTAATATCGGATGACTTGTCCATTCAGAATCTTTGCTAATGCTAGAATCCAAATGGGCAGCCAAATAAAAACATTGATGCACTGAAAAAATTGCATACTTATCATATTCTGTGCAAGAATCAAAGTAGCATTGCCCTCATTTTCTTTGAACCACATCTGTACCATATCATGAAAGATATGATCCAAATTATGGATCTTCATGATGCCTTGGAAAATCTTCCTACTGTATATTTTAGAACCAGAATCCATCCTCAATATCTTCTTTTTGTCCTGATTCTTAGATAGGGACACTGAAGTTTGTCACTATTAAGAATCTTTCTTCCCTTTGAATCCAGTTCTGCAAATGAGTTGATAGCTATCTCTCCATGATCAAGGGCAAAGTTAGCAAGATGGTCAGCCAACTGGTTACCCTCTCTCATAATATGCAAAACCTGTACATCTGCATGGTCCATGATTTCTAGTAGCTCCTCAGCCACAAATGCAATGTTCCATGGAGGTTTCCATTCTCTATCTAAGATATTCTTCAACAATAAAGAATCAGTTTCAAGAATGAAGAAGTAAACATGGTTGGACAAACAATATCTTGCAGCCTGCAGAAGTGCTTGTGCCTCAGATTCAGTATTTGTACATTCTCCCATCGTCCTAGCCTCTGCATGTATCAAATCTCTAGATGAAATTCTCACACAAAAGGCAAAGGAACTTCTACCAGGGTTGCCTCTAGTTGCCCCATCTGTGTTGCACTTCCAAGTACCCCCAGGTGGAAACTTCCACATGACCTTGGTGACTTGTAATTTTGGCACAAATTGTTCCAAAATCCTCAGAATTTCCTGCCATCTATGTGGAACTACTTGAATCCCAGGCTTTCTCATTCTCACCAGTTGTTGTATATCAGTAGAATCCTGGTAAATAACTCTACTAGTTGACACCTTATCCCTATGCTTatctccattttttttcttccaaagcTGCCAAACTAATATGGATGGTATAGCATAGAAAATATTCTGAAGTCTGGATGGAACTTTAGCAGTCCACCATTGCATGATTACGTGATGCAAATGCATTCCATCAATCTTAATTCCAGCTGCTGCACCAAAGTATGTCCATATTGCTTGAGCAGTTGCACATCTCAAAAATATGTGAGGTACAGTCTCTTCTTTTGGTTCTACACAACAAGAGCACCTGGAAGGCATATGGTATCCCCAACTCTTCACTACATCATCAAGAGGGACTTTGAAATGCCATACTCTCCACATAAGAAATGATATCTTGAATGGCAATCCCTTGACCCAAATTTCTTGTAAACCTCCTTCTTTTCACCTCTGCTCCTTATAAATTCCCATGCAGATTTGACACTAAATTCTCCATTTGTCTCCAACATCCACCAAGGCTTGTCAATCTCTCCAGGTTTAGCAGGTGGCTTTACCTCAGTCAAGATGTATTCAGCCAAGTCCTTAGGTAAATTGTTTCTAATGGCAGGCACATGCCACCTACCATCAGTAACTACATCAGAAACATTCTCTATGGCTTCATTACACTGAAATTCAGAAGGAACAATGAAGTATAATGGGCCTAGTCCAGACCAGTTATCAAACCAGAATAATGAAGAACCCATTCTCAGCTGCCACCAAATTTGATGATCAATCAGATCCTTAGCCTtcaacattttcttccatatatgaGATCCTTCTTTCCAAGGGACTAGGATTGGATTATTGTTCTTTAAATATTTGTTGCTCATGAAAGCACCCATAAGGATGGTTTAGTCctaaaattccaccataacttagCAAACAAAGCCATTGACATGTCTGCAAGTGATCTAAATTCCCAAACCTCCTTCTTTCACAGGCAGACAAACCTTTTTCCATTTTGCCCAATGCCTGCCACTTTCACCTATATTGTTACTCCAGTAAAACTGAGCAAAGATCTTGTGCAACTTGTCAATAACAAATGATGGAGGATTAACAGCTGCCAACAAGTGTATAGGAATTGCCTGCAGTACATGCTTTAGGAGAAATGCCCTTCCTTCAAAGGACAAAAGTTTTCCTTTCCAACTCTGCAACCTGTTTCTTACCTTTGCAATCAGTTCTGAGTAGAATGCCATCTTGCTCTTGCTGTAATATATAGGGCAGCCAAGGTATATCAGAGGAAACTCCTTCCTAGAAATACCAGTTACCCTTTCCACCTTTTGAAATGCCTCTTCTTCCACCCTATCATGTAGGTACACAGAACTCTTTGCTTTGTTAATCAACTGTCCTGAAGCTGCTTCATATTCAGACAACACCTTCATAATCAAGCCAAGTGAAATCTCACATGATGATGAGAAAatgatggtatcatctgcataggCAAGATGATTGATTTTTGGACTCTACTTAGGCAAGCCAAAACCAGTAAACCACAAGTTATTATGCAAAGAATTTAAGGCCTTTGACAATACTTCAGCAGCTATGATGAATAGTGTAGGAGACAATGGGTCACCCTGCTTAACACCGCTAGTTGAATGAATGAAACCATGTGGTTGGCCATTGATAAACACTGAATACCAGTTATTCCCAACTAGTTCATATATGAAACTGATGAACATCTCACAAAATCCCATTTTCCTCATCACAGTTGTGAGAAATATCCATGACAGCTTATCATAGGCTTTTGTCATGTCAAGTTTCATCACTACATTAGGCACAACTTGATTCCTTTTCTTGGTTCTGAGTCTGATATCAGTAATAATCTCTTGTGTCAACAAAATATTCTCTACTATACTCCTACCCCTCACAAATCCTGCTTGGTTTTGGGAAATCAATTCAGGCAGTAGGTACACCATCCTTTCATGTATAACTCTAGAGAAAATCTTATTAACACAGTTGCTCAAACTTATTGGTCTCATGTCACCAAAGGTCTGAACATCCTGCTTCTTAGGAAAAAGTACCAGATTTGTGTGAGTTATGTACCTTGGAAGTTCATGTCCTCTGAAAAAATCCCACACCATGCTGAATATATCCCCTCCAATAATGTCCCAATAGGCCTGAAAGAACATGCCTGTGAAACCATCAGGCCCACCAGCACTTGCATTATTCAACCCAAAAACTGCATGCTTGACTTCTTCAATGGTAGGATCAGCAGTCAACTTTTCATTTTGCTCATCTGTGACCATGCTAGGAACATGCTTCAAGATGTCAAACTGAGTAGGAACCACTGTTTCATGAAATTGAGCTTGGTAGAACCTAACAGCCTCCTCAACAATTTCATGTTCAGTCTCAAGCCATAGACCCTGAGAGTTCTGAATTCTTTTTAATTGCAGCATTTTCCTCCTTCCTTTAACATGTGCATGAAAGAACTTAGAATTTTTATCCCCTTCTTGGAATCAGGTCATGCCAGCTTTTTGCTTCCAATATTCCTCCTCTATATGCAATACTCTTGTCATCTCAGCTTGCACTTTTTGAAGTTTCTCCCTATTGGCATGAGAAGGATCTGCCTCAAACAGTGCCTCATAAGTTTTGATGACTTCTTCAAGATTAGTGATGGTCTGGAAAAAGTCACCATAAGTTGTTTTACTCCACTGAGACGACACCTTCTTCAACTTCTTAAGCTTGACATTAAAGGTCATGAAAGAATTAGCCACCACATCTGTCTCCCAATTAGCCTTCACAACCTCTAAAAACTCTGCATGTTTTGTCCAAAAATTTAAGAACTTAAAGGATTTCTTAAAAAGTTGAACCTCTTGTTTACATTCTACCAGGAGTGGAGGATGATCAGATCCCAGCTTGATTAAATGACTAACTTCCAGGCCTGGAAATAGTTGTTGAAGTTCAAAATTTCCCAAGCATCTATCTAATCTCTTGACACACATTCATCTACAACCCttccattccaccaggtgaaGATGCTTTCTTTATAACCTAAGTCACTAAGGTTACAAGTCTGAATACAATGTCTGAAATCCTCCACCTCATTTAAGGTGACAGGTAGGCGACCATATTTCTCTACCTTATCCACaatgacattgaaatctccacCAACAAGCCAAGGAAGAGTCATGTCTGATGCAAGGTTATACATGGAATCCCACAATT is drawn from Lycium barbarum isolate Lr01 chromosome 8, ASM1917538v2, whole genome shotgun sequence and contains these coding sequences:
- the LOC132608026 gene encoding uncharacterized protein LOC132608026 encodes the protein MLKAKDLIDHQIWWQLRMGSSLFWFDNWSGLGPLYFIVPSEFQCNEAIENVSDVVTDGRWHVPAIRNNLPKDLAEYILTEVKPPAKPGEIDKPWWMLETNGEFSVKSAWEFIRSRGEKKEVYKKFGSRDCHSRYHFLCGEYGISKSLLMM